One segment of Acidobacteriota bacterium DNA contains the following:
- a CDS encoding GGDEF domain-containing protein — translation MISLKKYLEMDATERLAEKPEGGELLPAVMELYCSALRSMGKSAVKACPVVGAELQVSLEKIEQQLTSEPTADSVKKTEKQVTDKLEQWGTGTAKHFQAKSDEVKELLIVLAKTAESVGERDQRYTAQFSDLTTRLRAIANLDDLTQIRSSLMQRATELKSCVDQMARDSEDSVTQLRAEVTNYQTKLKAVEHLALKDTLTSVANRRSIEARMEWLIMQNEIFCVVMLDLNGFKQINDSHGHAAGDDLLVQFAKELESNIRANDLVGRWGGDEFIVVLACNLAGAKSHLERIQKWVCGKYTIQTGQGKETRDVQVSASVGLAQWRPGTSMQDVLKEADAAMYKDKQANRKGKS, via the coding sequence TTGATTTCCCTGAAGAAGTATCTGGAGATGGACGCCACCGAACGCCTCGCCGAAAAACCGGAAGGCGGCGAACTGCTTCCAGCGGTCATGGAGCTATATTGTTCTGCCTTGCGCTCGATGGGAAAGAGTGCGGTGAAAGCTTGCCCTGTGGTGGGCGCCGAACTGCAGGTTTCTCTCGAGAAAATAGAGCAGCAACTGACCAGTGAGCCAACGGCCGACAGTGTTAAGAAGACGGAAAAGCAAGTCACCGACAAATTGGAGCAATGGGGCACGGGCACTGCGAAACATTTCCAGGCCAAATCCGACGAAGTCAAAGAACTCCTGATCGTTCTGGCTAAGACGGCGGAGTCCGTGGGCGAACGCGATCAACGCTACACGGCCCAGTTCAGCGACCTGACGACGAGACTCAGAGCGATTGCCAACCTCGACGATCTCACGCAAATCCGGTCGTCCCTGATGCAGCGCGCGACCGAATTGAAAAGCTGTGTCGATCAGATGGCGCGGGACAGTGAGGATTCGGTGACGCAACTCCGGGCTGAGGTTACGAACTATCAGACCAAACTCAAAGCGGTCGAACACCTCGCATTGAAGGACACGCTGACCAGCGTTGCCAACCGGCGCAGCATTGAGGCGCGCATGGAATGGCTGATCATGCAGAACGAGATTTTCTGTGTCGTAATGCTCGACCTGAACGGATTCAAACAGATCAACGACTCGCATGGACACGCCGCCGGCGACGATCTACTCGTGCAGTTTGCCAAGGAACTGGAATCGAATATCCGCGCCAACGATCTGGTCGGCCGCTGGGGTGGAGACGAGTTTATCGTGGTGCTGGCCTGCAATTTGGCCGGCGCCAAGTCTCATCTGGAAAGAATTCAGAAGTGGGTCTGTGGCAAGTACACCATTCAAACCGGACAAGGAAAAGAAACACGGGACGTGCAGGTCTCGGCATCGGTTGGCCTGGCGCAATGGCGTCCCGGAACCAGCATGCAGGACGTGCTGAAGGAAGCCGACGCAGCCATGTACAAGGACAAGCAAGCGAATCGTAAGGGAAAATCGTAG